A single window of Botrytis cinerea B05.10 chromosome 3, complete sequence DNA harbors:
- the Bccoq8 gene encoding Bccoq8 has product MAGKRILDLAALFNASRGVAQKHVALKTRQIDVYNRTSTLARAVRNQTDRVTETAKAASFLASRLNDNVPEWTKEATDYTTGSQSNDGGPIPSRKSTKEQEHVPEKKDGLEQDHFYEKSESNSSVNPNPKGDLHIQQKKAKKYPLPDGTIPPQNSDIDIAELNADTTPTRSKAGPKLDPINSEGLHPAASNVSTIPIPKTKPLSADNARRIQREHERQIPSVTADAIGQSNNPLEEGHDEDSFYDRSRHTSPTLSSLPRAKIPRHTSDIQENDQHLKDDAINSDTFSETVDKSKQLPDAESVPEQEQLPEGINTDLFHSPRVARLLGGKTQGSGKGTLGSKGVKDTPVDQTQLARDKDKDTFNVRSSVQVEPTTHDSSLKPILDTPRQDDEGIEKLVADISKESSNDT; this is encoded by the exons ATGGCGGGGAAGAGGATTTTAGATTTGGCCGCTCTCTTCAATGCTTCCCGTGGAGTTGCACAGAAGCACGTTGCGCTAAAGACAAGGCAGATCGATGTATACAACAGAACTTCGACTCTAGCAAGAGCAGTACGCAATCAAACGGACAGAGTCACGGAGACTGCCAAAGCAGCATCTTTCCTCGCATCGAGATTGAATGATAATGTCCCAGAATGGACCAAGGAGGCAACAGATTATACAACCGGCTCTCAATCGAATGACGGTGGACCTATACCCAGCAGAAAATCTACGAAGGAACAAGAGCATGTCCCAGAGAAGAAGGACGGGTTAGAGCAGGATCATTTCTACGAAAAGTCCGAATCGAACTCGTCTGTCAATCCGAATCCGAAAGGGGATTTGCATATCCAGCAGAAAAAGGCCAAAAAATATCCTCTTCCAGATGGAACAATCCCTCCCCAAAAttcagatattgatattgccGAATTGAATGCAGATACAACTCCTACCAGGTCGAAAGCTGGGCCCAAGCTCGATCCGATCAATAGTGAGGGATTACATCCTGCGGCTTCGAATGTTTCGACAATCCCTATTCCAAAGACAAAACCTTTATCTGCGGACAACGCAAGACGTATTCAACGAGAACACGAGCGCCAAATACCATCAGTAACTGCAGATGCAATTGGGCAATCCAATAATCCATTAGAAGAGGGCCATGATGAGGACTCTTTCTATGATAGATCAAGACACACATCACCTACCCTATCTTCTTTGCCCAGGGCCAAAATACCGAGACATACATCCGATATTCAGGAAAATGATCAACATTTGAAGGATGATGCTATCAACTCTGATACTTTCTCAGAAACTGTTGATAAGTCTAAACAATTGCCCGATGCTGAATCAGTTCCCGAGCAAGAGCAGCTGCCCGAGGGCATCAACACAGACCTGTTCCATAGCCCAAGGGTTGCTAGGTTATTGGGAGGTAAAACGCAAGGATCAGGCAAAGGCACCTTGGGCTCAAAGGGAGTTAAAGATACGCCTGTAGACCAAACCCAACTCGCAAGAGATAAGGATAAGGATACCTTCAATGTTCGTTCCTCTGTTCAAGTAGAACCGACTACCCACGACAGTTCACTCAAACCCATTCTCGATACTCCTCGTCAAGACGATGAAGGTATCGAGAAGCTAGTGGCAGATATTAGCAAAGAAAGTAGTAATGATACT TAA